A window of Synechococcus sp. MEDNS5 contains these coding sequences:
- a CDS encoding cysteine dioxygenase family protein, with the protein MIWKSDFVELMVMSWIPGDFSAIHDHGTAHWGVVQSFGPATHSLFRLNGSQLEFDRQSDYKPGQIQTVDHRLIHQMGNASGRAFVSLHLYAALQPLATITANARVFDVVEGVIQFTDGGVFFALPDRQVKRQLTGLKANPSLISHQRRLRDARLHVMAQA; encoded by the coding sequence TTGATCTGGAAATCTGATTTTGTTGAGCTCATGGTTATGAGCTGGATCCCTGGAGATTTTAGTGCGATTCATGATCATGGAACGGCCCACTGGGGGGTAGTCCAGTCTTTTGGACCTGCAACGCATTCGCTGTTTAGGCTGAATGGATCCCAACTTGAATTTGATCGCCAGAGTGATTACAAGCCTGGTCAGATTCAAACGGTGGATCATCGGCTGATCCATCAGATGGGCAATGCCAGTGGGCGAGCTTTTGTAAGCTTGCATCTCTATGCGGCTCTCCAGCCACTGGCCACAATCACCGCCAATGCCCGTGTGTTTGATGTGGTGGAAGGGGTGATCCAGTTCACTGATGGGGGTGTGTTCTTTGCCTTGCCTGATCGTCAGGTGAAACGTCAGCTCACGGGACTGAAGGCCAATCCATCGCTCATCTCCCATCAACGTCGGTTGCGGGATGCGCGTCTGCACGTGATGGCCCAGGCCTGA
- a CDS encoding 3'-5' exonuclease codes for MTDSALESGQLDLLQGFQSPSHHLRPSEQPAISELSPEVPPSRLLIVDTETTGLDADRDQCLELGAILFSVPHRQVLAQMSCLLPVDHNPAESINRIPAEVSRVDQPWGDGLAWFEHLMESADYLVAHNAAFDRQWFGRGALPEAKRPWLCTLEDIRWPEARNLRARPSVIDLALAYGIPVWSAHRALTDCTYLAEVFQRCDDLELLIAHALEPRRLVRAQVSYDQRHLAKEAGFRWNEPVKGAWARRLSEREERELPFTVVPVDAVLPQAS; via the coding sequence ATGACTGACAGTGCCCTGGAGTCTGGTCAATTGGATCTTCTGCAGGGTTTTCAATCGCCGTCCCATCACCTGCGCCCGAGCGAGCAGCCGGCCATCTCAGAACTCTCTCCGGAGGTGCCCCCTTCCCGTCTGCTGATTGTTGACACCGAAACGACAGGGCTGGATGCCGATCGTGATCAGTGCCTCGAACTTGGAGCGATTCTGTTTTCCGTCCCCCATCGTCAGGTGCTGGCTCAGATGTCGTGTCTGCTGCCGGTCGATCACAATCCCGCTGAGTCGATCAATCGAATCCCGGCAGAGGTCAGCCGCGTGGATCAGCCCTGGGGTGATGGGCTGGCTTGGTTTGAGCACCTGATGGAGAGCGCGGATTATCTGGTGGCTCACAACGCAGCCTTTGATCGGCAGTGGTTCGGTCGCGGTGCTTTGCCAGAGGCGAAGCGTCCCTGGCTTTGCACCCTCGAAGACATCCGTTGGCCTGAAGCGCGCAATCTGAGAGCCAGGCCTTCGGTGATCGACCTTGCCCTGGCCTATGGAATTCCTGTGTGGTCAGCGCATCGGGCTCTAACGGATTGCACTTATCTGGCTGAGGTGTTTCAGCGCTGCGACGACCTGGAGTTGCTGATTGCCCATGCCCTAGAACCGCGTCGTCTCGTGCGTGCCCAGGTGTCCTACGACCAGCGCCATCTGGCCAAAGAGGCAGGCTTCCGCTGGAACGAACCCGTCAAGGGCGCCTGGGCCAGGCGGCTTTCGGAGCGGGAGGAGCGGGAGCTTCCCTTCACCGTGGTGCCGGTGGACGCTGTGTTGCCACAAGCATCCTGA
- a CDS encoding peroxiredoxin, with the protein MALKIGDAAPSFALEDQDGQMRRLEDLNGRILVLFFYPKDDTPGCTAEACTFRDHHGNLTALGAEVWGVSGDDAVSHRRFAERHQLPFPLLSDKTESLKRAFGVPKTFGLLPARVTYVIDQKGMIQLVFNNLLDGPAHVKEAESVVRALAAR; encoded by the coding sequence ATGGCTTTGAAGATTGGCGATGCAGCCCCGAGCTTCGCTCTCGAAGATCAAGACGGTCAGATGCGCCGGCTTGAAGACCTCAATGGCCGGATTCTTGTTCTGTTCTTCTATCCGAAAGACGACACTCCAGGCTGTACAGCGGAAGCCTGCACGTTCCGGGATCACCACGGCAATCTCACAGCACTGGGGGCTGAAGTTTGGGGAGTGAGTGGTGATGACGCCGTGAGTCACAGGCGGTTCGCAGAACGCCACCAATTGCCGTTTCCGCTTTTGAGCGACAAAACTGAAAGCCTGAAAAGAGCCTTCGGAGTGCCCAAAACCTTCGGACTCCTTCCGGCAAGGGTGACTTATGTGATTGATCAGAAGGGAATGATCCAACTGGTTTTCAACAACCTTCTCGATGGACCGGCCCACGTGAAGGAGGCAGAGTCGGTCGTGCGCGCTCTGGCCGCAAGGTGA
- a CDS encoding DMT family transporter, giving the protein MIVSFLIVHAMSLSGGLDQALSPCNVLLVGNFCAAMLVLTLFKPASILREISELPWSIKGLMLLDGALTALISALIFTGLEYTTASNAILIGRMAPVLYALIGALALGTVLARPVWIGNGFIIVGVLMIVLFSTGGNVNKGDAMMIASTFVFSIVSIIGKKLVARKISMPVLLFARNLSGSVIFFFVAIYLFGVHHFADVFAGSLWMVMVVYAGLIIVVSQWLWYKASAELSSVSMGRWASPAPLVGLTFAYFVNNNIPDSKQLIAGVVILVGIAITTFGKPAPGTQVAEDKRETSSKADLLMQGDNVVSPSV; this is encoded by the coding sequence GTGATCGTTTCGTTCCTGATCGTTCATGCCATGAGTCTCAGTGGCGGACTCGATCAGGCGTTATCGCCCTGCAACGTGCTGTTGGTCGGTAATTTCTGCGCCGCGATGCTCGTGCTGACCTTGTTCAAACCGGCATCGATTCTGAGGGAGATTTCTGAGCTGCCCTGGTCGATCAAAGGCTTGATGCTTCTGGATGGTGCTCTGACAGCCCTGATCTCGGCATTGATTTTCACTGGACTTGAATACACCACTGCCAGCAACGCCATCCTCATCGGCCGCATGGCCCCGGTTCTGTACGCGTTGATTGGTGCCCTTGCTCTGGGAACCGTGTTGGCAAGGCCTGTCTGGATTGGCAATGGCTTCATCATTGTCGGCGTGTTGATGATTGTGTTGTTCAGTACCGGTGGCAATGTGAACAAAGGCGATGCGATGATGATTGCCTCCACATTTGTCTTTTCGATTGTTTCAATTATCGGCAAAAAGCTTGTCGCAAGAAAAATTTCGATGCCTGTGTTGCTCTTCGCTAGGAATCTATCGGGGAGTGTGATTTTCTTCTTCGTTGCGATATATCTGTTCGGTGTTCATCACTTCGCGGATGTTTTCGCTGGCTCGTTATGGATGGTGATGGTGGTCTATGCCGGCTTAATCATCGTTGTGTCCCAATGGCTTTGGTATAAAGCGTCTGCCGAGTTGAGCTCTGTGAGCATGGGACGTTGGGCTTCGCCTGCCCCGCTTGTAGGCCTCACTTTTGCCTACTTTGTGAATAACAACATCCCCGACAGCAAGCAGTTAATCGCTGGGGTTGTGATTCTGGTGGGGATTGCCATCACCACCTTCGGTAAGCCAGCGCCCGGGACGCAAGTCGCTGAGGACAAGCGTGAAACCAGCAGCAAGGCTGATCTCTTGATGCAGGGGGACAACGTCGTTTCGCCGTCCGTATGA
- a CDS encoding Rieske 2Fe-2S domain-containing protein, whose protein sequence is MGHPYQAVQWTRKKLIYDGILLALVMGYLLVFTQITYALNRAVGSVAEWEGVEIRAYGSAAFILLSIILCIGPLSRLNKRFHVLLFNRRHMGVLAFLLALFHVHGFRLPAQPFQALGLSVPKIPFQFFGALPWYNDFGDLDPLVSLFVGNRHFDSLTFFPFELLGLGALLVMFVMAATSHDFWLVNLTPPIWKGIHMAVYVAYALLVGHILLGPLQTNRDPWLTALALVSFVCVIGLHLISGWRERKADRSLDSSPDAFAVEGFVDVMALDDLDDECGTPVVIRGERVALFRQGDAVYALSNVCAHQNGPLADGRLSHGCVVCPWHGWEYRAETGVSPPPFAERVPVFPVRIQEGRVYVALQPVLNAVS, encoded by the coding sequence ATGGGTCATCCCTATCAAGCCGTTCAGTGGACCCGTAAGAAACTGATTTACGACGGCATTCTTCTTGCCCTGGTGATGGGCTATCTGCTGGTGTTCACCCAGATCACCTATGCATTGAATCGTGCTGTTGGTTCCGTTGCTGAATGGGAAGGGGTCGAAATCAGGGCTTATGGAAGCGCCGCCTTCATCCTTCTGAGCATCATCCTCTGCATCGGTCCCCTCAGTCGTTTGAACAAGCGTTTTCACGTGCTGCTGTTTAACCGGCGACACATGGGTGTTCTCGCTTTTCTGCTGGCACTGTTTCATGTGCATGGCTTCCGTTTGCCAGCTCAACCTTTTCAAGCCCTCGGACTGTCTGTTCCCAAAATTCCTTTTCAGTTCTTTGGTGCCCTGCCCTGGTACAACGATTTCGGCGATCTCGATCCCCTTGTGTCCCTTTTCGTGGGGAATCGCCATTTCGACAGTCTCACCTTTTTCCCGTTTGAACTTCTCGGGCTTGGGGCTCTGCTGGTGATGTTCGTGATGGCGGCCACCAGCCACGACTTCTGGCTTGTGAATCTCACCCCGCCGATCTGGAAGGGAATTCACATGGCTGTGTATGTCGCCTATGCATTGCTTGTCGGACACATCCTCCTTGGTCCTCTTCAGACCAACCGTGACCCTTGGCTAACGGCGCTGGCTCTGGTGTCGTTCGTGTGCGTGATCGGGCTCCATCTCATCAGTGGCTGGCGGGAACGCAAGGCCGATCGGTCCCTTGATTCCTCACCGGATGCTTTCGCTGTGGAGGGGTTTGTGGATGTGATGGCGCTCGATGATCTTGACGACGAGTGCGGCACACCGGTGGTGATCCGCGGTGAGCGTGTCGCCCTGTTCCGTCAGGGCGATGCGGTCTACGCCCTCAGTAATGTCTGCGCCCATCAGAACGGCCCTCTGGCCGACGGTCGCCTCAGCCATGGCTGTGTGGTGTGTCCATGGCATGGCTGGGAGTACCGCGCTGAAACCGGTGTTTCCCCACCCCCGTTTGCCGAACGTGTACCGGTGTTCCCCGTTCGCATTCAAGAGGGCCGGGTGTATGTGGCGCTCCAGCCCGTTCTCAATGCAGTGAGTTGA
- the pstS gene encoding phosphate ABC transporter substrate-binding protein PstS, whose amino-acid sequence MSFAKKALIFSSLLALGAGVSASAADRLNGAGASFPAKIYQRWFAELAKAGGPQVNYQAVGSGSGRKAFIDQTVNFGASDDPMKPKDMAKVKRGVVQIPMVGGTIAFGYNKPGCNLKLTQKQAVQVAIGKITNWKQLGCAPGNITWVHRSDGSGTTKAFTNSMQAFSSEWTLGTGKSVKWPGKNAVGAKGNSGVAGTIQNKVGAIGYVNQSYIKGNVVAAALQNKSGEYLKPSVKAGATALNGIKLDSNLAGKNPNPSAKGAYPIATLTWVLAYKTGNGKNTDAIKEAFNFMLSDKAQNQAPKLGFVPLKGGILSKAKAAVNKIGK is encoded by the coding sequence ATGAGCTTCGCCAAGAAGGCTCTCATTTTTTCCTCTTTGCTGGCTCTTGGAGCCGGCGTTTCCGCTTCTGCCGCTGATCGTCTGAACGGCGCTGGTGCGTCTTTCCCCGCCAAGATCTATCAGCGCTGGTTCGCTGAGCTGGCCAAGGCCGGTGGTCCTCAGGTCAACTATCAAGCTGTTGGATCCGGTTCCGGTCGTAAGGCTTTCATCGACCAGACCGTGAACTTCGGTGCTTCTGATGATCCGATGAAGCCCAAGGACATGGCCAAGGTGAAGCGCGGTGTGGTGCAGATCCCCATGGTGGGTGGCACCATCGCCTTCGGTTACAACAAGCCCGGCTGCAACCTCAAGCTGACCCAAAAGCAGGCTGTTCAGGTGGCGATCGGCAAGATCACCAACTGGAAGCAGCTTGGTTGCGCCCCCGGCAACATCACCTGGGTGCACCGTTCCGACGGTTCCGGCACCACCAAGGCCTTCACCAACTCCATGCAGGCCTTCTCTTCCGAGTGGACCCTGGGCACCGGCAAGTCTGTCAAGTGGCCCGGTAAGAACGCTGTGGGTGCCAAGGGCAACTCCGGCGTCGCTGGCACCATTCAGAACAAGGTTGGCGCCATCGGTTACGTCAACCAGTCCTACATCAAGGGCAATGTTGTTGCTGCTGCATTGCAGAACAAGTCTGGTGAATACCTCAAGCCCTCTGTGAAGGCTGGTGCCACCGCGCTGAACGGCATCAAGCTTGATTCCAACCTGGCTGGCAAGAACCCCAACCCTTCCGCCAAGGGTGCTTATCCCATCGCCACCCTCACTTGGGTGCTGGCTTACAAGACCGGCAACGGCAAGAACACCGATGCCATCAAGGAAGCCTTCAACTTCATGCTGAGCGACAAGGCCCAGAACCAGGCCCCCAAGCTCGGCTTTGTTCCTCTGAAAGGCGGCATCCTCAGCAAGGCCAAGGCTGCTGTGAACAAGATCGGCAAGTGA
- the msrA gene encoding peptide-methionine (S)-S-oxide reductase MsrA, translating into MLPNWLTGSTGTPEQGDGIERHVVLGSPLRAPLMDDQEEIVFGCGCFWGAEKGFWRLPGVISTSVGYAGGQTDHPSYDQVCSGRTGHTEVVRVVWSAPAIDVSDLLKLFWECHDPTQGDRQGNDRGSQYRSAIYTTNARQMQLVQASRAWYQNALSEAGHGEITTEIAADRPYYFAEAYHQQYLARPGSRPYCSAMPTGVRLGNFDGADYRLPEKVWSHYDWSISHCVLRGDNSPIALNP; encoded by the coding sequence ATGCTTCCCAACTGGTTGACAGGGTCCACTGGGACACCTGAGCAGGGTGATGGCATTGAGCGCCATGTCGTGCTCGGTTCGCCACTGCGGGCGCCCCTGATGGACGATCAGGAAGAGATCGTGTTCGGCTGCGGCTGCTTCTGGGGCGCTGAGAAAGGGTTCTGGAGACTTCCAGGCGTGATTTCAACGTCTGTGGGGTACGCAGGCGGGCAGACGGATCATCCGAGCTACGACCAGGTCTGCAGCGGCCGAACCGGTCATACGGAAGTGGTGCGCGTGGTGTGGAGCGCACCTGCCATCGATGTGAGTGACTTGCTCAAACTCTTCTGGGAGTGTCACGACCCCACCCAGGGAGATCGCCAGGGGAATGACCGCGGCAGTCAGTACCGATCGGCGATCTACACAACGAATGCCCGCCAGATGCAGTTGGTTCAGGCCAGCCGTGCCTGGTATCAGAACGCCTTGTCGGAAGCTGGGCACGGTGAGATCACCACGGAGATCGCCGCCGATCGCCCTTATTACTTCGCCGAGGCTTATCACCAGCAATATCTGGCGAGGCCAGGGAGCAGGCCTTACTGTTCGGCCATGCCCACGGGTGTGCGTCTCGGGAACTTCGATGGAGCCGATTACCGGCTGCCGGAAAAAGTTTGGAGTCACTACGACTGGTCGATCAGCCATTGCGTGCTGCGTGGTGACAACAGTCCGATCGCGCTGAACCCGTGA
- a CDS encoding ABC transporter ATP-binding protein, translating into MAAFRLDLIGRYLKPHRRTVMLGAIALVVVNILSVTIPLEVRRVVDDLQNDFALSDVLTQAGWIVLLASSMAVVRLISRQLVFGVGRQVEVELRQKLFDQMLQQEPGWVQKTGSGEVISRATSDVENVRRLLGFAVLSLTNTALAYAFTLPAMLAIDPGLTVAAIALYPVMLGSVRLFGRRMMHQQRRQQEALSGLSELIQEDLSGIAAIKIYNQEDQELDAFSSRNRRYRDSAIQLARSQSTLFPLLQGISSISLLLLLALGSGQLQQGTLSIGGLVALILYVERLVIPTAVLGFTLNTFQTGQVSLERVEELLSRQPLIRDSGQLTTLQQPVRGELEARNLHIRYEDSAQDTLNGLSFRIRAGELVAVVGPVGCGKTTLARALGRMVDVPAGELFLDGHDVTRLRLEDLRAQLALVPQEGYLFTNTLADNLRYGEPQASMDRVESAAEQARLMSDVRGFPDGMSTLVGERGITLSGGQRQRTALGRALLMECPVLVLDDALASVDNNTAAEILTSVRRQTQRTVVMISHQLSAAAACDRILVLEEGRLVQQGHHNQLIQEKGLYRSLWEREQAEERLESVA; encoded by the coding sequence ATGGCCGCCTTCCGCCTCGATCTGATCGGCCGCTACCTGAAACCTCACCGACGCACGGTGATGCTGGGCGCCATCGCTCTTGTGGTGGTGAACATTCTCAGCGTCACCATTCCCTTGGAAGTCCGACGGGTGGTGGACGACCTTCAGAACGATTTTGCGCTGTCGGATGTGCTGACCCAGGCCGGCTGGATCGTTCTCCTGGCGAGTTCGATGGCGGTGGTGCGGTTGATTTCCCGTCAACTCGTGTTCGGCGTGGGGCGGCAGGTGGAGGTGGAGCTGCGCCAGAAACTCTTTGACCAGATGCTGCAACAGGAGCCCGGCTGGGTTCAAAAAACCGGCAGTGGGGAGGTGATCAGCAGAGCCACCAGTGATGTGGAGAACGTTCGCCGGCTGCTTGGTTTTGCCGTGCTCAGTCTCACGAACACCGCGTTGGCCTACGCATTCACCCTGCCGGCCATGCTGGCGATTGATCCAGGACTCACCGTGGCAGCCATTGCGCTTTACCCCGTGATGCTGGGATCCGTCCGACTGTTCGGACGAAGAATGATGCATCAGCAGCGCCGGCAGCAGGAGGCGTTATCAGGTCTGAGCGAACTGATCCAGGAAGACCTCTCAGGCATCGCCGCCATCAAGATCTACAACCAGGAAGATCAGGAACTCGATGCGTTCAGTTCCCGCAATCGCCGCTATCGCGATTCCGCGATCCAACTGGCCAGATCCCAAAGCACTCTCTTTCCGCTGCTTCAGGGAATTTCCTCAATCTCTCTTCTCCTGCTTCTGGCCCTCGGCAGTGGCCAGCTTCAGCAGGGGACACTGTCGATCGGCGGGCTCGTCGCCCTGATTCTGTATGTGGAACGGCTGGTCATCCCGACGGCTGTGCTGGGCTTCACCCTGAACACCTTTCAGACCGGCCAGGTGAGCCTCGAACGGGTGGAGGAACTCCTCTCGAGACAACCTTTGATCCGCGACAGCGGCCAACTGACCACCCTTCAACAGCCAGTGCGTGGCGAGCTTGAGGCCCGCAACCTGCACATCCGATACGAAGACAGTGCTCAGGACACGTTGAACGGACTCAGCTTCCGCATTCGAGCTGGAGAACTCGTGGCTGTGGTGGGACCCGTCGGGTGCGGAAAGACGACCCTGGCAAGAGCCCTCGGCCGAATGGTGGACGTACCGGCTGGAGAGCTGTTCCTCGATGGCCACGACGTCACCAGACTTCGGCTCGAAGATCTGCGCGCTCAGCTCGCTCTCGTCCCCCAGGAGGGCTATCTCTTCACAAATACCCTTGCGGACAATCTCCGGTACGGGGAACCTCAGGCCTCCATGGACAGGGTGGAGTCCGCTGCGGAGCAAGCGCGATTAATGAGCGATGTGCGGGGCTTCCCAGACGGGATGAGCACCCTCGTGGGAGAACGGGGAATCACACTCAGTGGAGGCCAGCGTCAGCGCACAGCCCTGGGCCGGGCTCTGTTGATGGAATGTCCTGTGCTGGTGCTCGATGATGCGCTCGCTAGCGTGGACAACAACACGGCCGCAGAAATCCTGACATCGGTGCGACGTCAGACCCAACGGACCGTGGTGATGATCAGTCACCAGCTCTCTGCTGCTGCTGCGTGCGATCGCATCCTCGTGCTCGAGGAGGGACGCCTCGTGCAGCAAGGCCATCACAACCAACTGATTCAAGAAAAGGGGCTTTACCGCAGTCTCTGGGAGCGGGAACAGGCCGAGGAACGGCTGGAATCTGTGGCCTGA
- a CDS encoding DUF3288 family protein produces the protein MRQAAANRVRSVSDSGDQNHPLEAIDRDTVDRLLACEPPGDQDVTDLARLFMRYETFPGAASLRHDLDRVLTFWGMSRDDLNSRARGLWSAGFRPGQSEADEVGSGFDAQQSDSP, from the coding sequence ATGCGTCAGGCTGCGGCCAATCGCGTTCGTAGCGTGTCCGATTCCGGTGATCAGAACCATCCTCTCGAGGCGATCGACCGCGACACGGTGGATCGCCTTTTGGCTTGCGAACCCCCAGGCGACCAAGACGTCACTGACCTGGCACGGCTTTTCATGCGCTACGAGACCTTTCCTGGCGCTGCCTCCCTTCGTCATGATCTCGATCGAGTGTTGACCTTTTGGGGCATGTCCCGCGATGACCTCAACAGCCGGGCGCGGGGGCTTTGGTCCGCTGGCTTCCGTCCCGGTCAGTCCGAAGCGGACGAGGTGGGATCGGGATTCGATGCTCAGCAATCCGACAGTCCGTGA
- a CDS encoding Crp/Fnr family transcriptional regulator yields the protein MVSAPQSASSRRDGFLELLENSFQKRNLVHLSAGSVVPLLKNSLWLVVRGMVKLGAVSVHGDELLLGLAGPNEPFGEPLSTVEAYEAVTLTDCDLLCVTMAEVGESSDLARALLDAVVLRYRQSEYLLSLLGLRRVEERVRGFLELLAQDYGQPCDEGLRLNLRLTHQEMASALSTTRVTVTRVIGLLRDEGWLKIDAHRHLVITHLPKK from the coding sequence ATGGTCTCTGCTCCTCAGTCCGCTTCCAGCCGTCGTGACGGCTTTCTTGAGCTTCTGGAGAACAGTTTTCAGAAGCGCAATCTCGTGCATCTTTCCGCGGGAAGTGTGGTGCCATTGCTCAAGAACAGCCTTTGGCTGGTGGTGAGAGGCATGGTGAAGCTCGGTGCTGTTTCCGTTCATGGTGACGAGCTTTTGCTGGGCCTGGCCGGACCGAATGAGCCGTTCGGTGAACCTCTGAGCACCGTTGAGGCCTATGAAGCCGTCACTCTCACGGATTGTGATCTCCTTTGCGTGACGATGGCGGAAGTTGGCGAATCGTCAGATCTGGCCAGAGCACTTCTCGATGCTGTTGTTCTGCGCTACAGGCAATCGGAATATCTGCTCTCGCTTCTTGGCTTACGCCGCGTTGAAGAACGGGTTCGCGGCTTTCTTGAATTGCTGGCTCAGGATTACGGTCAGCCCTGTGATGAAGGATTGCGCCTGAATCTTCGTCTGACCCATCAGGAAATGGCGAGCGCCTTGAGCACCACACGCGTAACGGTGACTCGCGTGATCGGCCTTCTCAGGGATGAGGGTTGGCTCAAGATTGACGCCCATCGCCACCTTGTGATCACCCATCTTCCCAAGAAATAA
- the trpD gene encoding anthranilate phosphoribosyltransferase produces MVSSPISWSKRLDHLLNGGVFSHAEATELMEAWLEEGLTPVQTGAFLAALRSRGVDGTELGAMATVLRQASLLPCERPSLRMVDTCGTGGDGADTFNISTAVAFTAAACGATVAKHGNRSASGKVGSADVLEGLGLHLKAPAAQVVKALPATGVTFLFAPAWHPALVNLAPLRKSLGVRTVFNLLGPLVNPLRPDGQVLGVATDDLLDPMAEALRSLGQDRAVVVHGSGGLDEASLVGPNPVRILEKGHLRSEWIAPEDLGLHQAPLEALRGGDLMCNQTILEELLKGRGSQAQNEVVAFNTALVLWVAGVESDFRHAAQKALAALAQGSPWSRMEQLRDALSPAKEE; encoded by the coding sequence ATGGTTTCTTCGCCCATTTCCTGGTCCAAGCGTCTGGATCATCTGCTCAACGGCGGTGTTTTCAGTCATGCCGAGGCCACAGAGCTGATGGAAGCCTGGCTTGAGGAAGGGCTTACACCTGTTCAGACAGGTGCTTTCCTTGCTGCCCTGCGGTCCAGGGGAGTGGATGGAACCGAACTGGGAGCGATGGCGACCGTGCTGCGCCAGGCCAGCCTTCTGCCTTGTGAACGACCGTCCCTGCGCATGGTGGATACCTGTGGCACCGGTGGAGATGGCGCGGACACCTTCAACATTTCCACAGCTGTGGCGTTCACCGCTGCCGCCTGCGGCGCCACCGTGGCGAAGCATGGCAACCGCAGTGCGAGTGGCAAGGTCGGTTCTGCCGATGTACTTGAGGGGTTAGGTCTCCATCTCAAGGCTCCCGCTGCGCAAGTTGTGAAGGCCTTACCAGCCACCGGAGTGACCTTTCTGTTCGCTCCTGCTTGGCATCCCGCACTGGTGAATCTCGCCCCTTTGCGCAAGAGCCTGGGGGTGAGGACGGTATTCAACCTGCTTGGCCCTCTGGTCAATCCCCTGCGCCCCGATGGCCAGGTGCTCGGTGTAGCGACCGATGATCTGCTTGACCCGATGGCCGAGGCTCTGCGCTCGTTGGGGCAGGACCGGGCTGTGGTGGTGCATGGATCAGGCGGTTTGGACGAGGCCTCCCTGGTCGGCCCCAATCCTGTGCGCATCCTTGAGAAGGGCCATCTGCGCTCGGAATGGATTGCTCCTGAGGATCTGGGTTTGCATCAGGCACCGCTCGAAGCCCTGCGCGGTGGTGATCTGATGTGTAACCAGACCATCCTTGAGGAGCTGCTGAAGGGGCGCGGCAGTCAGGCGCAGAACGAGGTGGTGGCGTTCAACACAGCGCTTGTGCTCTGGGTCGCTGGTGTGGAAAGCGATTTCAGGCACGCTGCCCAGAAGGCTCTCGCTGCCCTCGCCCAGGGCTCTCCATGGTCCCGCATGGAACAGCTACGCGATGCTCTGTCCCCTGCCAAGGAAGAATGA
- a CDS encoding GNAT family N-acetyltransferase produces MTRFLNRPSSKIRQLASWFLADIAGSFTPPSRLIRSSEALAEVLDLWGDVVIKRPNSTQGRGVSRLRRSGRAVQLSQGLREVETFPSLEPVMGLIGDVSEEWLVMPFLSGTCKGDKRVLVVDGEVIAGYRRRSRSGHWINNVSFDAACELEAVSEDERCVVASTAPSYRSMGMRVLGYDFLTGDRGEPVVSEINVGNIGGFSRVTDLGGPDAMQQLLGWMRLFGQSEGDLLIESAQTHHAAAMAAIYQQSVDQGGVTMDAGLITAESFRQRLSACGERSGFWVLTLGGEVLGWTELRAYSPRWGYRFTAETSTYVHASARGRGLGSKLQGFVIGQAREMRYRHLVAKVVSKNDQSVAFHLRHGFEHVGIQKEVGFLGNSWHDVVILQCLLV; encoded by the coding sequence TTGACGCGCTTTCTGAACCGGCCCTCCAGCAAGATCCGGCAGCTGGCTTCTTGGTTCCTGGCTGATATCGCTGGATCCTTCACCCCACCATCACGGTTGATCCGCTCGTCTGAGGCCCTTGCTGAAGTTCTTGATCTCTGGGGAGACGTCGTGATCAAGCGACCGAACAGCACCCAAGGCCGAGGTGTATCCCGCTTGCGTCGATCCGGTCGGGCTGTGCAGTTGAGTCAGGGGTTGCGCGAGGTCGAGACCTTTCCCTCTCTGGAACCTGTCATGGGCTTGATCGGTGATGTCTCCGAGGAATGGTTGGTCATGCCGTTTCTCTCTGGCACTTGCAAGGGCGACAAACGCGTTCTGGTGGTGGATGGGGAGGTCATCGCCGGGTATCGCCGTCGCTCGAGGAGTGGTCACTGGATCAACAATGTGTCCTTTGATGCCGCTTGTGAACTGGAAGCGGTCTCGGAGGACGAGCGTTGCGTCGTTGCATCCACGGCTCCGTCGTATCGATCGATGGGGATGCGGGTGCTTGGTTACGACTTTCTCACTGGTGACAGGGGAGAGCCCGTGGTGAGCGAGATCAATGTGGGCAACATTGGCGGTTTTTCAAGGGTGACTGACCTGGGTGGTCCAGATGCCATGCAGCAATTGTTGGGGTGGATGCGGCTTTTCGGTCAGTCCGAAGGCGACCTGTTGATCGAGTCAGCCCAGACTCACCATGCAGCAGCGATGGCAGCGATCTACCAGCAGTCGGTTGACCAGGGCGGCGTCACCATGGACGCCGGCTTGATCACGGCAGAGTCCTTTCGGCAGCGGTTGAGCGCCTGCGGCGAGAGGTCTGGCTTTTGGGTGCTCACACTTGGAGGGGAGGTGCTGGGGTGGACGGAGTTGCGAGCCTATTCGCCGCGCTGGGGTTATCGCTTCACGGCAGAAACATCAACCTATGTGCATGCGTCTGCACGGGGAAGGGGATTGGGTTCCAAGCTTCAGGGTTTTGTGATTGGTCAAGCACGAGAGATGCGTTACAGACATTTGGTGGCCAAAGTTGTGTCCAAGAATGACCAGAGTGTGGCGTTTCACTTGAGGCATGGCTTTGAGCATGTCGGCATTCAGAAAGAGGTGGGATTTCTTGGGAATTCGTGGCACGATGTTGTGATCCTTCAGTGCTTGTTGGTCTGA